The genomic DNA GAGCTTTGGCGAACGTTTCTATTTCATTGTCAACCTGTTGGACACATAACATTGTAGGCGGTTCTCGGTGGAATATTTCTTTCTCCTGCTGGGGGTCCTGCCTGCTGGCAGGACAGGATTGCGTCTTATTTACAATTACACTTCTAGGCCGCTGTTTGCAAGTAGTTTAAAATTTGAGTCACAAATTTACACAGTTTATTTGCCAGATCATAATTTATTCTATCTTAAGCAAAGAAGAAGGCGACAAATCGTCATAATACCGGCGCATGATGATCGCGGTACATACTGCAGAGGTGTCCTTCCTTCCTCGTGTACGGTTAAAATTAGAACAGTTTCGTGAGTGGCAGTATGCAAATGCCGCGCTTTCATACGGTAGCCAAACAGCAGACCACCTTTGGATGCAAATTACGAAACGGGCactcgaaaacgtaaacaccGTGCTTGGATTACACGATTGGGATCGTTTCGCTGGCGCCAACTGAGGCGGAGAGATAAGTGTTTCTTTTTAAGtctttttttcaaaaacaccttccaCCGCCTTTCTTCGCACCGGATGGCGTGCCCCCGCTTTACAGCAATCCCTGCTTTTGCAGATCAAGATACACCTTCTTGCTGAGAATGTTGCCGCGCGAATCTTCAAACTCTTCCTCGTTCGCCGGTACCCACATCTTGGAAAAGGTTTGTTCCTTCACCTTGTCCCACAGTACCAGCGCATCCTCGATCTTCGTAATGTTGGCAAAGTGCGCCGTGTTCGGGATGCCCAGGCAGCGCATACCGTGCGCGTGCCGCCACTCGGAGAAGTGGTTCTGGAACGCTTTCGGACCGTTGTACTTGTAGTTGCCACAGATTTCACACTCGTACGTAAAGTGCAGCTGGTGCAGCTTGTACAGCCAGTACGGGATCGGTTTGCCGTCGTACCCGAGCGGCAGATTCTTTGGATTGTACGGAatgccatcgtcgtcgtccgacTCCACCTCGTCCATGCTGTCCTCGTCGCTTTCGTCCAGCGTGTAGCGGGCCTGCTTGCGCTGCAGGTTAATTTTCGTCTCGTAAATCTGATCGTCGACCAGCTCCGCCAGCTTCGCAATCTTGTACTCCAGCAGCGCAATGTCCTTCTCCTTGTTAAGGTTCATCATCCGCTTGCGTTCGTTTTCCTGATTTTTGTCGTCCTTCGAGGCGAATAAGCGCTGCGCTCGTTCCTCCAGCGTACCGCCACACTTCATACCGAGTGCCTGCAGGGCGGCCTTCAGTCGATCCAGCCCAAGGTACGTTAGATCCTCCCACTTGCCAAACTCGTTCAAGTTGATCAGCGCATCGTCATCCACATCGCGCACCTTCTCCCACCCCGGAACGATACCATTCTTCCACATATCTTCAAACTGAAGCTCGTTGCGCTTCACCGTATGCTCCAGCTCGAAGAACAGCGGCCTGCTCCGGGTGATGAACGAGAACAGATAATCGTGGAGCAGCTGCAGATAGCCTTTGTACTTCAGGTTCTTCTGTTTGCGTGGAATGTCGGCAAACTTGTTGAACTCGGACAGATACGTAATGTAATCGATCTTGTCTATGCCCTTCAGATTCACGAAGTTATCGTAACACTCGTGCAGATCCAGATACTGGCCGTAGTTTTCGACGTCGCTGAATTTCACCACCTCGGCAAGGTACGCCGGGTCGTTCAGCTGCTCCTTCAGCTTGTCGAACTCGATTGATGCCGGGACCGCCACATTATTGCCGTGGTTGGAGTGGAACTCAATCAGCCCGTTAAATTGGCTGTAAAACTCTTTAAACTCGTTTACGCTCATGTTTGTGATTTCCTGCTTCCGCTCGCCATCCTTGTCCTGGTAGAGCTCGAGCAGTGATTTCGAGCATGTTTGGTACCGCTCCAGATAGATTTTTATCCTATGGTCTGCCAGCACTTTCTCCTTCGTCTATTCAAGGGTAACACATAACAATATGAGACGTTTTACCACCATCATTCGACGATTCACACGATTCCACTTACCGTCTTTTTTGGAATCATCAACTCCTCCGACATTGCCATCACCAAGCGGTCGCACTCTTCATGCAAACGGCGCTGTATTTCAAAGATCGTTTCCATTCTGATTTGTCTTCCTGCAGCTCCGGTACCACGTTTACAGTGGAAATTGAACGAAAATCACGGAAAAAACTGcggaaaacacacaaaaataagCGGCTTCACGCTTGGAGAAAATGCACTGCGGAAGAGAAAACAACACTTTCTGACATTTGCTCAAGTACTGAACACGCACATCGAATCGTATGCGCACGAAGCTACCCGAACGTTGACGTTTCATCCGAAGTTCGAAACAACATGGTGACCGCCAAGTGCGCCCTCTTGCTGTGAAGCTCGAAAGCACATCTGCGAAACATTTCAATTcgtaattaaattcaaaatcGCAATACCCACATTTTCAATTATCCACAAAACTATTTAACTCGTGTATTTAAAtcgcttgttttttcccctattTACAGTGGTATATGCCGATTACGCCTCGTCTGGACGTTCGTTGCAGTTTTTAGAAGATTACATTAATAAGGAAGTTTTGCCGGCATTTGGTGATATCAGCTGCATATCAGCCGTTACGGGCCTGCAGTCACATTTATATGAGTAAGTAAACATGCGCCTATTGTTCTGTGCGTAACGCATAGGTTTAATACGattgcacacacacccacacccacACCTTCCATCCAACAGCAATGAAGCCAGAGACCTGGTGCGGGCAGCCGTCGGTGCCAATGGAGAAGATGAGATCGTTTTCTGTGATAATCCCGCCGAACGTTTGTGCTATCTGCTGTCGAATCCGAACGTGTGCGACCTCAGCACCTCCCAGTTCCACAATAATTCTCACAGTGCCATAAGCAACATTTCCTTCGGCGCTTTGCACCAACAATCGCTACAGCTAGGCACCACAATTCGGCACAATAGTTTTTCCAATACTTCCACCCTGTCGGACAGCGTGGTAGATGTTAGCCAGTCCAACCAGAGCCTGTCTGCAGCGCCTCCAATTTTGTTCGTCAGTACCTCGGAACCGGTGTCTAACCTtcgctcatggatcgatgcgGGTTGGCAGATCGAGCGCATAATAAAAAATCACGAAGGATTCCTGGATTTGGTCGATTTGGAGAAAAGGTTGCAGCACTACGCCGAATCGCGGCGCAAGATGGTGGGCCTGTTTTCCGGTGCGTCCCGACTGACGGGCATTCTGGCGGATGACGTTGCTACCACGATTCTGCTGCACCAGTACGACGCACTCTCGATATGGGACCACTCGATGGCCGCATCGTGTGCACCGATCTGCACCAACCCCATACTGCCCGGTGCACAGAAGGACGCCATATTTTTCCACTGCAATCGGCTGGTCGGTGGTGTGCAGGCGCCGGGCGTGCTAGTCATTAAGCGTAGGCTAATCGAACACAGTACCTCCTTCCTGACGGACTCGGTCGGGGTGGTCGGTGCCGTACGAGCGGGACTCGTGCTGCAGCTGAAGGAGTCGCTCGGTTCGCAGGCGATCATGGGCCGCATGGAGAAAACGTGCAAGCAGATGCTGGCCCACGTGCGCACCATTCCGGAGATTGCCCTGCTCGGCCCACCGTGCACAACGGCCAAGCGTCTCACCACGCTTTGCTTCATGGTGCGGCATCCGCGGGGCGCCTTCCTGCACCACCGGTTCGTGGTGGCTGTGCTGAACGATGTGTTCGGTATACAGGCCACGGCCGATAATATGGTCGGCGATTCGCTCGGAATCAATCCGCAGCTGATGGTAGAGTATGAGAAGCTGCTGAACGATGAATCGTTGCGGGCGGGCTGTCTGCATCCGGGCTACACGCGTATCACCTTTCCATTCTTCATGCCAGAAGCGGAAGTGGCCTTCATACTGGAAGCACTCAAGATGGTAGCTACCGAGGCCTGGAAGCTGCTACCTCAGTACGAAGTGGACGAACGTTCCGGCGAATGGCGGCACCATTCGAACTCGCTGGCAAAGGAACGCAAGTGGCTGGGCGCCATCCGTTACATCGATGGCAAAATGTTGTTCTCCGATCGGCGCATTTCTGGTCCGGGCTCATTCCCGCAGAACTATTCGGACTGTTTGCAGACGGCGCGGAATCTCTTCAATCGCGCGCGTAAAATGGCTCAACGGTCCACCACGGAGGAAATCGTACTGAAGCTGCCGAATGTGGCAATGGAGAAGCTCCGCTGGTACATGCTATCCGGGGAAGCGCACGAACTGTTGCTGGGCCACTCGCATAATGTAAAAAATACAGTACCCTTCGATCCTACTAGAAGTAAGTAGAACCGTATAAACTCTTGCAAGCGGAATAATCAGCAAataaatctctctctctctctctctgcttttCCCACCACACCAAACCAGTACCTGAGAACTCGTCGCTAATGTTGATACATCGCCACCACAGCCTGTCGGCGTTGGACATCAAACGGTTCAAGAGTCGCAGTTTGCCAGCCTCGCCGCTGCAGATATCGAACCGACGGCAGAACTCATCCTCCCCGTGCCAATCGCACAGTCCCACACCGACCTCGTCGCCGCCGATGGTGAGATTTTCGGTCGGCGGTGAAGTCACGACCCTGCTCAATCCTGCCCCGATGGCAACGGGTCACGTCAGTAGCTCGGCCGGCATTATTGCCGCTGGTGGTCCGATCGGACGCGACATGAACGTCAGCCGTAACAGGTAAGCAGATCGGTTGAGTAGCTGTAGGAACCGACCGTCGGGTCCACGATTGGCGACGATGTTGAGCATGTGCGTTTGCGTGACTAATCCAAGCTGTAAGCAGTGTTCCGCTGGCGAACGAGCCGGCGAATTAATCTGCTCGCTTGCTTGCGCCCGTTGTTCTGTGCACGTTACCGCAGGCGATTCAATCCGATCGAATAAGTACAGTTGTTTCCGAGGGTCCATCTATCCGAGGTAGCAACCTTGGAAGTCTCATTGTTATTTGTAGTAGTAGGGACCGAAGTCACTCTCAGGTTTTAaattaccccccccccccccccccccacattcATAAATATCCGAGCTGCACCGATGGGTTATAATATAGATTAACTTTTCCGTTCCAACACGCACCCCGTACGCTGCATTTGGAACGGCACAGATGTCACAGTTGGGGAGCCGCCAGCTATCGCACCCACATCGGCCCTAGCCTTGCCGCACGGAATGTGACCAACGTACAGGAGGCTCAGGATAACAGTACGGCCGACCGGCATGACACCAGTTCGATCTCTCTGCACACACTCGGACCTCAAACGCGTGCGAGCCTGGGGCTGGTGGAAGCGCAGCCCCATCTGCCATTCGCCGCCGTACAGCAACGCGCCTACCAAACGCAACAGTCAGTGCCGGCACCGGCACAGCAACGGACACCGTTGCGCCGTCCACTGTCGGTGGCCGCTACAGCGCCGATTCCACTGCCCATGATGATGACGGCTCGGCTTCCGAAGCAGCGATCCTGCTCGTGCAGCAGCCAGACGGACGTGAGCCTGCAGCGCAACGAAAGTCCACCGCAGCCGGGCACGGCATCGCCGACACCGAGCCTCCCTAATCTACGGTCGCTTATGGGAAGGTTAGAACCGAAGTGCTGTTACACGTCCGTTGCTGGTGTTTCGCCCACATTCCGTCTGCATCCCCGCGATTTACTTGTCATGCTTCCTTGTTTTGCTCCATCGCTCCATTACGCTCGGGCTTCCCGATTAATGCATGCATCagctgtctttttttttcgattacaTCCGTTACAGAATCTtatattgattttttgattttttacaatttttgaaaggctttatacgtactcTAACGGACTTCATTTCAAAGCTTGGCTCACATGGTTTTAAATCTATTTTTTTCGCATGCGAGCATCgtactgtgtgtgtatgccttCGTTTCTTCAGCATGGCTTTTTATTCCTATTCATGTCGATGTGCTTAACCATCTTTTGTCCCGACGCTTCGAAACCCGTATTCAAACTACGATATCAAAAAACCGCTCTCTTCCGTTTGTCTGTACTGaccaaagcttttttttccatttctccaTAGTAGCTGCAGTGAAAGCACGGAAGATATCCAGGCGTACGTGAAGGAGATGACGAAGGAGTTGGCCACCGAGATCAAGTCCGAGATACGGGAGGTGATCAGCAAGGTCGAGGACGTCCTCGAAAGCACCGACAGCATCGAGATGAGCAGCTTGGTGAACTTTAATTCGCTCGGACAGTTAAGGTAACGCACTTGCCTGCGCACTAAATGCGCCCGCTAAACTATGCTATGAATCATTCGAATTTTCCCATTCCCCTTTTCAGCCATCCACCGGTGGAAAACAAGCGCGATTCCATATCAACCAGCGACGTGGTCGACTATCTGCGCGAGTTCAGCAAAGAGATGACGAACGAGGTGAAGTCGGAGATACGGGACGTGGTGAACGCGGTGGATGAAATCATTTCGCCCGAAGGATTTCTCGGCACGCGCAAAAACTCACCCCCCGACATACTGCGCAACAACAGCGGGGCCAGCGGTGGAAACCATCCGCCCCACGGCAACACCGCTGCTGGAGGACACAAACTGTAATTGTCGTTCTGGgcggaagggttttttttgttttgttctagtGCTTAAGTGTatagcgtgtgtgtggtttttgtaAACGACGCGAAGGATGTCTCGTGTGTTGGGTTACTGTTGCTGGCACGGCTTTTGCCTTCCCATTAGCCCCATAAGCCccccagaaaaaaaccccctgCCGTAGGCTAGTTTAACCACCGATCGCTAACGGGAGCCTTCCTCGTTCTCTCTTTttgtctctttttctctctctctctctctctctttctctttctccccGATCTGTGATCCTTTCATTCACACATTTTCTTTCgaaatgtgtgcgtgtttgtgtgtctgtgttgtaTTGTCCACACCGGTGGAGCTTCCACATCGCTTGCCACataatccatccatccacatcCGTACGCCACCTCATCCCATGAACGCCGCAAATCACCCCCATCGGTCCCACCTTCACGCTTTGTGCGCTAAATCTAGCTTGATCAAACAACGGTACAGCGATATAGCGCCGGACGCCAACATCCATCGGCCCCGGTCGGCCGACAACGATCACAGCAAGCACCGGTCGGAATCGTTCCCGAGACCAAGCTCGGCGGCCAGCCCGGAACGCATGGGCATGATGGGACCGCCGCTACACTACGTCAGCGCAATAGCCAAAAGCTTCGATCCACGGTCGTCCACCATGTCCTCGCAGGATTCGGGTATCAATATGAACTTTTGCGACGCAGCGGACGAGAGTCACCGTGTCCGGGTGTGCAGAACGGGGACCGCCAGCGATAGGTAAGGCAGTGTGTGGAACACCGCTAACATTCCCAACCATCCAACGTCATCTGTTCAGTTTCAGTCATGGGATTTTGTGCAACATTCATTGCTCATTTGTTTGTAATGGTTTGGTGCAAAGTTTGAGCATGTGATCGTTGAAATAACGAGCATGTTGGAATAATGTTGGCccccatttttttctccccccaccccACAGAATACGCACAGTGTCTGCCGATGTGGACAGTTCCAGCAAACCCACCATCCCACCACGTCGACTCATATCGGAACCGTCCGGTGGATCGATCCGGGAAACATCATCACCGTCCGGTACGGACGTGAGCACCACTACTGCTCAGCTGGAGGACGGTAACACAGCGGGCAAGAGTCCACTTACCCGCCAGCAGCACGTGCTCAACCGTACACCGTCGGGAGAGGCTGGACCGATCGTACAGTCGCCGTGTGTAACATCGGTCACCGGTGGTGGCACCGCCGTCCACACCATCCAGTGGCACCAGATGCCGAAGGAAGTCTGGAAGCAGGCAGCTGAGGTTAACGATTAACTTTGCGCGTTTTACTGCCATTTTACGCTGTGCACGCTTCTTCATTGCCGGTTTGGTTTGGGATTTTCGCCTGTGCATGCGAAGCAAAATTTGGCGGAGGATGCGCCGGGACTTTCAGGGCAGACCCACCCCACGTAGCATACAGTAACGGACGAACAGGAACATTTTAATAACcctcatcttcatcatcatcatcgctggTGTGCATGATGAGGCAGATGCTACAACTTAACACACGGTAGTTTGCTGGTATGATGGTTGGTTGGAGACCTGGTTGGCGCTTTGGTAGACACTACCTCCACATAactgcttggagcggggagtCGGCAGCGGTTAAGTagtaccagcaccagcaggcCATTCTTACACAACGGCGCTAGCAAAAGCATTACTAATTCatgtaacaatttttaaaatcacCTACTAACACTATGTTAATCGTAAACGTTTCGAGgggaaaaacaaccaaaagccagagagagagagaaagaaagatcgTTCGAAAATTCGTTCCAATTCGGGCATCGTTCGTTAGTGTGTAGTATGTTTTTTATGCCTTCATCTACTTCTTATCGTTGTGTGATAGCTTAGCTTACCACTACTAAGAGGTGTTATTATGtgcgttcgtttttttctttgtcatTTTATCACGTTTTCAAACCCGTTAACGTTGTTAGTTGCCTCGTTCAGCTtcatttgttgtgttttgcattTCGTCGAGCGCGTGAGCCATGCTGCTCCTGATTGAAAAGATTGTTTTAACGTacttctgtttctttttgttttcttattccCCTCCTTGGTGCGgtttaaatccttttttcctttttttttttggctggttGTTGCTGTCGAACGGTGCAACAGATGTTGGTGAAGTTGGcggaaatgtttaaaatataaGCTGATGGATGTGGTGAGGAAGAGGCAGAGGCTTGACCGAGGATGTAAAATATAGTTCTGCTGTGTTtattgctttgtttgccacCACCGACTGTCACATTGACGTCGTTGCatctgcagctgctgcagcccTTTTCGGTGCGAATCCTTATATCTTCACGCCAAGAGCATCGGTAACATCGACTGGATTGATAAGGGTGTAGTTGTCCGGTGTATTAGCCGCCTAACCCCCAGCATCAGCGTTGCTGTATTTACTGTATTTAGTTAAGCCCCTTTGCTGCTACCTGCAAGCCGTATTTCCCCGTGTAAATGTATAACTAAAGTACGTGGTATGATTTTAactgtgagagagagagagagtttaaAGCTTTTGATAATGTGTGTATCGTGTACCTTAAACATGTTCAGTCATTAGAAGGGCAAATTAAGGAAAGGTGAATAATAATTGTTCATTGCTAGGTAGAGAATGTTCAgcggaaaaatgtaaattcaTATTATCGTTGCAGCGCGCCATCGTTGGCAGCAGGCTTCAAAATCACGAAACCGGTGTGATATAAGCGAAGAACGCGAATAAGTTAGAGTTCGAGAcaaatatacatatacatacatatagatatatagatatatattTCACTACAAGTTAATTGAAatgctcttttttttcaaGCTTTAATAATTTCTCCACAATCTCAACCCGAAACCCGAACCGTGTGTGAAAGTTAGTCTACGATAAGAGCGAAATGGTTATGATGCATCCTACTAACAGTAAGCAAACAGGGGTAGTTGTAttattaacaatttttacctACAAAGAGTAGAATAATTCAGCAAAATTGTTCGATCATTCCTGGTTTGGGGTGCGAAAGCTcgaaacactttgctacacttTTTTATGCTCATTTTAGTTAAGGGTTGCTACTGTTGTCCTCTGAGCAGCGTTTAATGAGCGATAAAGCTTAAAGGTTTTGATAACATTTGTTTATATCGTCCTTTAAATTAACGCTGTCTGTTCTTTGGATTAGGTGTAGCGAATCTTTCTAATCTGTAAGTAGAAGCATCCTTTTTTctgaatttgaaaatttaaccTAGTCTGCATTCGTGGAGCAACGGTTTTCAAATGAAGTGTGTTTGAAACTATTCACGATAGTTCTAAACATGACACATAGATGGCGCACAGGTGCCTTTGTCTTGGATAAATACGTATCATAGCTTCGATAGTTGTCCGCCTTGCTGCACCCTATTGGCGCTGTAGTCGTGGAAATTGCAGGGTTCTTAAACGTGATATTTCACCACGCGAATTGGCAGAAAATTAGTAGATTAAGCTAATATTTATCTGATTTTTAAGTTACCATTTGGAATGTATTATTTTAGACAGGTTTATGATTTATAGAGCCTACTAtactttttctatttttaagccgaattttctgttttacgGAGGAAGGCAACATTAAACTTGGTTCATTCGCCATTTTGTGTACTAAAACGCAACTAAAACGCTTAGTAGCCGCCAACCCTATTCTTACCATTCTAAGCGTAGCCAACTGGTATCcttgaaaaacatttccccccttaacacacacgcacgcaaagaCTGTCGGGTATGCTAATTGGATCGACACAGACGCTATAAGACCAGCTAGGACCATTCTACACCGCTCATTAACCGCACGAATAACACACACGCTAGACGGTGTTGTCTGGACATCTCGGACATCTCCGGTACGCAATTGGAGTAGGGCCGTCGTTAGTGAAATGGTTGTAATTTTAATGCCATGTTTCTGTTCTACCACGTTCCACCGCCAGGCACTAGACGAACACCAAATGCTGCAGGAAGGGGACCGTGTGCTGGTGTGTCTGTCGGGCAGCAGCTCTTCCATGTGCTTGCTCCATCTGCTGCATCAGTTTTGTCAAACGCGTCAGCTAAAGATTGAGCTGGCCGCTGTTACGGTGGGCGCTGGGGGGGACTGTGAAGTTGACCCGCGCACACTGATGCTGTACCTGAAGGAGCTCGGTGTGACGTACTTCTACGAACCGCAAGGTACCTACAACAGACATACTCCTCGGTGGCACGCGTAATAATGTGAGACGTTTCTTCCTTCCCGTAAGCAGCCACAAACGAGTCGCTAAGCGATCAGCTCATGCGTCACGCACGAACCCGGCAGTACAATGTGTTGGCTATGGCCAGCACGCTGGACAAGCTGGCTGATCGATTCCTTTCGTCCTTGTTTTACCGGGGTGAGCTTTGTGCACTGCAGGCCGTACAGCGTTCCGACGCAGCGTCCAGTTCCCTCGGGGGAGATGATGTACGGATTATCCGGCCGTTGCTGTTTCTGCGGGAAAAGACATTCGCCGAGTTTGCCGTCGCCCAGGGAATACCGAGCCGTACCGCGTGCCTCGTTTCGCGTCCTGACGGTGCGGACACTTTAAGAGAGTTGCTGCACAAACAGGAGCTGGTCAATCCGCTCGTATACCACAACATTCGGAATGCTCTAAGGCCGATCGTTTCTTTACGGTACGGGTGGTGTGGCTGAAGCGTTGTGGTATGCTTGAACATAAAGAGGAAATCATTCTACATTCTTTTCTCTTTACAGAACTGAAGCCTCCAAGTCGGCGTACGAAATGCTTCGTT from Anopheles stephensi strain Indian chromosome 2, UCI_ANSTEP_V1.0, whole genome shotgun sequence includes the following:
- the LOC118505424 gene encoding uncharacterized protein LOC118505424 isoform X7, whose amino-acid sequence is MSLKKASRTKSLSLSGDDFPLRPVAGTGNVTGKPKAAFSTVKRPEDTLKIMKYIDDNVIGKGVAFLGPYGRRKVVYADYASSGRSLQFLEDYINKEVLPAFGDISCISAVTGLQSHLYDNEARDLVRAAVGANGEDEIVFCDNPAERLCYLLSNPNVCDLSTSQFHNNSHSAISNISFGALHQQSLQLGTTIRHNSFSNTSTLSDSVVDVSQSNQSLSAAPPILFVSTSEPVSNLRSWIDAGWQIERIIKNHEGFLDLVDLEKRLQHYAESRRKMVGLFSGASRLTGILADDVATTILLHQYDALSIWDHSMAASCAPICTNPILPGAQKDAIFFHCNRLVGGVQAPGVLVIKRRLIEHSTSFLTDSVGVVGAVRAGLVLQLKESLGSQAIMGRMEKTCKQMLAHVRTIPEIALLGPPCTTAKRLTTLCFMVRHPRGAFLHHRFVVAVLNDVFGIQATADNMVGDSLGINPQLMVEYEKLLNDESLRAGCLHPGYTRITFPFFMPEAEVAFILEALKMVATEAWKLLPQYEVDERSGEWRHHSNSLAKERKWLGAIRYIDGKMLFSDRRISGPGSFPQNYSDCLQTARNLFNRARKMAQRSTTEEIVLKLPNVAMEKLRWYMLSGEAHELLLGHSHNVKNTVPFDPTRIPENSSLMLIHRHHSLSALDIKRFKSRSLPASPLQISNRRQNSSSPCQSHSPTPTSSPPMVRFSVGGEVTTLLNPAPMATGHVSSSAGIIAAGGPIGRDMNVSRNRCHSWGAASYRTHIGPSLAARNVTNVQEAQDNSTADRHDTSSISLHTLGPQTRASLGLVEAQPHLPFAAVQQRAYQTQQSVPAPAQQRTPLRRPLSVAATAPIPLPMMMTARLPKQRSCSCSSQTDVSLQRNESPPQPGTASPTPSLPNLRSLMGSSCSESTEDIQAYVKEMTKELATEIKSEIREVISKVEDVLESTDSIEMSSLVNFNSLGQLSHPPVENKRDSISTSDVVDYLREFSKEMTNEVKSEIRDVVNAVDEIISPEGFLGTRKNSPPDILRNNSGASGGNHPPHGNTAAGGHKLLIKQRYSDIAPDANIHRPRSADNDHSKHRSESFPRPSSAASPERMGMMGPPLHYVSAIAKSFDPRSSTMSSQDSGINMNFCDAADESHRVRVCRTGTASDRIRTVSADVDSSSKPTIPPRRLISEPSGGSIRETSSPSGTDVSTTTAQLEDGNTAGKSPLTRQQHVLNRTPSGEAGPIVQSPCVTSVTGGGTAVHTIQWHQMPKEVWKQAAEMLVKLAEMFKI
- the LOC118505424 gene encoding uncharacterized protein LOC118505424 isoform X1; protein product: MSLKKASRTKSLSLSGDDFPLRPVAGTGNVTGKPKAAFSTVKRPEDTLKIMKYIDDNVIGKGVAFLGPYGRRKVVYADYASSGRSLQFLEDYINKEVLPAFGDISCISAVTGLQSHLYDNEARDLVRAAVGANGEDEIVFCDNPAERLCYLLSNPNVCDLSTSQFHNNSHSAISNISFGALHQQSLQLGTTIRHNSFSNTSTLSDSVVDVSQSNQSLSAAPPILFVSTSEPVSNLRSWIDAGWQIERIIKNHEGFLDLVDLEKRLQHYAESRRKMVGLFSGASRLTGILADDVATTILLHQYDALSIWDHSMAASCAPICTNPILPGAQKDAIFFHCNRLVGGVQAPGVLVIKRRLIEHSTSFLTDSVGVVGAVRAGLVLQLKESLGSQAIMGRMEKTCKQMLAHVRTIPEIALLGPPCTTAKRLTTLCFMVRHPRGAFLHHRFVVAVLNDVFGIQATADNMVGDSLGINPQLMVEYEKLLNDESLRAGCLHPGYTRITFPFFMPEAEVAFILEALKMVATEAWKLLPQYEVDERSGEWRHHSNSLAKERKWLGAIRYIDGKMLFSDRRISGPGSFPQNYSDCLQTARNLFNRARKMAQRSTTEEIVLKLPNVAMEKLRWYMLSGEAHELLLGHSHNVKNTVPFDPTRIPENSSLMLIHRHHSLSALDIKRFKSRSLPASPLQISNRRQNSSSPCQSHSPTPTSSPPMVRFSVGGEVTTLLNPAPMATGHVSSSAGIIAAGGPIGRDMNVSRNRCHSWGAASYRTHIGPSLAARNVTNVQEAQDNSTADRHDTSSISLHTLGPQTRASLGLVEAQPHLPFAAVQQRAYQTQQSVPAPAQQRTPLRRPLSVAATAPIPLPMMMTARLPKQRSCSCSSQTDVSLQRNESPPQPGTASPTPSLPNLRSLMGSSCSESTEDIQAYVKEMTKELATEIKSEIREVISKVEDVLESTDSIEMSSLVNFNSLGQLSHPPVENKRDSISTSDVVDYLREFSKEMTNEVKSEIRDVVNAVDEIISPEGFLGTRKNSPPDILRNNSGASGGNHPPHGNTAAGGHKLLIKQRYSDIAPDANIHRPRSADNDHSKHRSESFPRPSSAASPERMGMMGPPLHYVSAIAKSFDPRSSTMSSQDSGINMNFCDAADESHRVRVCRTGTASDRIRTVSADVDSSSKPTIPPRRLISEPSGGSIRETSSPSGTDVSTTTAQLEDGNTAGKSPLTRQQHVLNRTPSGEAGPIVQSPCVTSVTGGGTAVHTIQWHQMPKEVWKQAAEALDEHQMLQEGDRVLVCLSGSSSSMCLLHLLHQFCQTRQLKIELAAVTVGAGGDCEVDPRTLMLYLKELGVTYFYEPQAATNESLSDQLMRHARTRQYNVLAMASTLDKLADRFLSSLFYRGELCALQAVQRSDAASSSLGGDDVRIIRPLLFLREKTFAEFAVAQGIPSRTACLVSRPDGADTLRELLHKQELVNPLVYHNIRNALRPIVSLRTEASKSAYEMLRSSLNTRE